The nucleotide sequence CGGTCCACGAACTGTTCGTCGTGATCGGGTCGTACGTCGCTGTCGTCGGCTACGCAGCGGTCGCGGTCTACGGGGTGAGACTGTGAGTCGAGACGATTCACCGCTCGTCGATCTTCAGTGTGAGGCCCACACCTACCCAGACGGGACGGTCGGCATGCACGACGTCGACTTCTCGGTGTACCCCGACGAAGTCGTCGCCTTAGTCGGTGGCAACGGTGCCGGGAAGTCGACGCTCCTCGAACACCTGAACGCGACGCTCGTTCCCGACGACGGCGAACTCGTCGTCGACGGCACGCCGATCACCGAAGACAACAAGGCACACGCGCGGCGGGAAGTCGGGTTCGTCTTCCAGGACGCCGATACGCAACTCGTCGCGCCCACGGTCCTCGATGACGTGATGTTCGGCCTCCAGAACTACGGCGTCCCCGGTGACGAAGCGAGAGAACGCGCTCGTGAGGCGCTCGCGACTGTCGACGCGGGCCACCTCGAAGACCGGATTCCTCACTATCTGAGCGGTGGCGAGAAACGCCTCGTCGGCCTCGCCGGCGTGCTCGTCCTCGAACCGAGCGTGGTCGTGCTGGACGAACCGCTCGCAGGGCTCGACCCCGAGCGGTCCCAACTGGTCGCCGACCGGATCAAGCAGATTCACGAGGACGGTATCAGCGTCGTCCTGTCGACGCACGACCTCGAATTTGCCGCTGAAGTCGCAGACCGAGTCTGCGTGATGGCCGACGGCAACGTCGTCGGAAGTGGAACGCCCAAAGCGGTGTTCTACGACGACGCGCTGTTGGCGGACGCGAACCTTCACCCGCCGAGTGCGGTCCGTGTGGCTCGCGATGCAGGGCTGGGGGCGACCGAACAGCCGGTGACGGAAGCGGATCTGGTGGCGCTCCTCACAGAAGCCGACACCCTGGGACCCACACAGACACCCTCTCCAGATGGGCGCGGACACGACTGAGCGCCTCCCTCGGTATCTCGCGCCACTTCCTCGGCGGATCGAGATCGTTGCCCTGCAGTACGCGTGGGTAATCGTCGCGATCAACCTCGCGGGAACGGCATTCGGCTTCTGGTACTACATCCCCCAGTTCCAACTCGAACCGGTCGTCGCGTGGCCGGTTGTCCCGGATAGTCCGACGGCTACGCTGTTCATCGCCTGCTCGCTGGCGCTGTACAAACTCGGCCGGTCGAACGAGTACCTGAACGTGTTGGCGTTTTTCGGTTGTATCAAGCTCGGCCTCTGGACGCCGTACGTCCTGACGGTGTTCGCAGACGCGTTTCTCGCGACGGTCACGCCACCATCGCAGGTCGTTCCACTACTCGGACGAGAACTCGCCTCGAACGCGATGTACGCGTTCCTGTTCGTCTCACACCTGGGGATGGTCGTCCAGGCGTTCCTCATCCATCGCTACAGTGACTTTCCGGGTCGAGCGATTCTCGTTGCCGTGATCTGGTACGGATTCAACGACCTCGTCGACTACTTCGTCCCGATTGTCGGGACACCGCATCACACCCTGTTGCCGGTCGAACCGATTGTGAACGGCACCGTCCAGCACGTCTCCCCGGCACACGAGATTGCAGCTGCGGGTGCTGTTGCGCTGACGATACTGGCGACAGTGGTTGCAGTTCTGACTCGCAGAGAGAAACAGGGTATCCGGGTGGGAACCGATTCAGCGCCCGGCAGCCAGTAACCGTCCAAGCCCCAGCGCGAGGCTGAGTGTGAGCAGAGTGCCGAGGAATGCGCCACCCAGTGTTCCGGCGTGTGGTCCAAGTCCTGGTAGTGCGTATCCCGCAAAGAGACTCACACTGGTCGGCACACCTTCGGAGGCAGCACCGGCGAGTACAGCGGCGTTCTCCATCGGCTCTGCGTACCCGGTTCGCGCAGATGCCCATGCGAATGCTGGTGTGAGTACCACGAGTCCGAGGAGCCCGGCAAGCGAGCGTCGTTGCCATGGTGTCCGGACAAACGATCGGGCGCTCATGCGCGGATACCCTCCGGTTGGAGCTGTTCGGATTCGACGCCGGCGCGGTCGAGAAGCCGCACTCCTGCGAGGGTGAGTACACCTTCACCGATACCGAGGATGAAGTGCCCACCGGTCATGATGGCGACGACCGCGATGAACTCACCGGTGAACCCAGGTGAGACGCCAAGTTGGAGGCCGGCAGATGCAGCAGCAGCGGTGATTCCGATCCACCCGCTGGCCACGATTGCCAGCAGTTCGTTGCGATCTGCGAGTGTTACGTAGACTGCGTACCCGACATACGCTTGGACGATAGCCATATTCCAGATGTTGGCTCCGAGTGCGAGCGCGCCGCCGTCACCGAAGACGAGCGCCTGAACGGCGACAACGAGAGCGACGGCGAGTGCCCCCAGGTGAGGGCCGAGTACGATCGCGGCGAACGCACCGCCGACGAAGTGCGCACTCGTTCCGCCGGGGATCGGCCAGTTGAGCATCTGTCCGGCGAACACGGCTGCGGCGACGACGGCGAACAATTGAATCCGATACTCGGTTAGCGAGTCACGTGCTCGCATTGCGGCCACGGCCAATACCGCGCCGGCGATCAGGAGGAACGCGCCTGCCATCCACGGGTGTAAGAATCCATCTGGTGTGTGCATCGATTCCGAGTTCCGTAGATCTGGATATATGACTTCCGAAACCAATCATAATATAGCTACCACAGTTACTAGACACTCATATGAATTCAGTTCTGATTAATACTCGATGCGCACAAGTTTCAACATCCCCGACGACCTCCTCTCCGAGTTCGATGAAACGTGGCAGGCAGAGGGATTAGATTCGCGTTCGCGTGGCGTCCGCGAAGCGATGCAGGAGTATATCGAGGCCCACACCAGACTGGAGGACATCGAAGGCGACGTCGTCGTTATCATCGCTTTCGATTACGAACACGAAGCGGTCATCGAAGAGATTCACGACGTACAACATCAGTTTCAGGACGTCATCACGACCACGAATCATATCCATGAAGGAGAATGGTGTCTCGAGACACTCTTCTGCAGCGGACCGGCACCGCGTGTCCGGGACCTCACGTATCGCTTGCGCGATTTCGATGCGGTGAGTCGGGTCAAACTGATGCTCCTCGCTGAGCACTGAATTGTACTCACGGCTGACCCTGTTGAGATCCTGGATTGAGGACATTTTACAACGAGGGTGCTGAGTGCATAGCGCGTATCGGTCACGTAGGCCGGCGGTGGTTACGCACCCGAACGGATCTTGCGAGTATGACACACAACCGAGGTATTATTAATATACAGTAGCGCGACTGCACAGTATGGATATCAATGTCGGAGCCACTGATAAATCAGTGCGGACAACAGTCGGTGCAGTCGCCGGAGTGCTTTCCCTGGCGGTCCTCGCCGGGCAGCTCGCCGCGCCAGCTCTTGCCTCACCGGTGCTCGGTGTCGTCGCGCTCATCATGCTTGGAACGGCCGCGACTCGCTCCTGTCCAGTCTACTCCGTCCTGGGCATGAGTACGTGCCCGCGAAACGCTGGGCCGTAGGGCGTCGAATCGATAACGCTGTTGTCCTTCCGACCACGTAGCGAGGGAAACGACGAACCCGACTGGCCTAAGCAGAGATAGCGTCAACGGGACGTGCTGCATACATACTCCGTATTCAGCAGACGGGTTCTTTCAATTTCTGAGAATTTCAACACCGAATCACGACTCGATGCGCTGTTCAATGGAATCTTCGCCGAGTGAGGTGAGCGAGTAATCTACTGCCCGGACATCCGGCACTGCCCGGACGGTGTTGACGAAGTCGGATAGGGCCTCCGTGGTCCCCTCCAGGACGTACAACTCCATACAGTACTGGTCCTGGACGTGTGCATGAGTAGTCGCGGAGACGATAGCATCGTACTCGTGGCGTACTCCCGTGAGACGCTGCTGGACGGCAGGTTGACAGTACTCGAAGACCACTGATACTGTACACATATGCTTCTGTCCGTCGATAGTTCGCCCCTGAAACTCTTCGAGTAGCGTCCGTGTGCCTTCGCGGACGACCTCGCTTCGGCCACTGTACCCGTGTTCGTCGGCGAACTCGTCGATGCGTTCCAGTAACGCCTCGGGCATCGAAATGCTAACGACGCTCATATATACTAAATTTCTATTCCGAGGTATTAGTATCTGTTATGACTGTCGGTACTATATCGTAATAATTAGTATTTTAGTATAGTAGATTCATAACTCGCGTATGCCGTTCAACAACGACCCGATCCCGGTGACAATTCTCAGCGGAAGCCTCGGTGCCGGCAAGACGACGACGCTCAACCACATTCTCAGTAGCGAGCAGGAACTGAACGCTGCCATCTTAGTCAACGATATGGGCGAAGTGAACGTCGACGCCGACCTCGTCGAACGCGAGTCGGATCTCACCCAGAACGACGACGAGATCATCGAGATGTCGAACGGGTGTATCTGCTGTCGGCTCCGTGGCGACATGCTCGACGAAGTGGGACGATTGGCCGAAGAGCGAGACTTCGAATACCTCCTCGTGGAATCGTCTGGAATCAGTGAACCGATTCCGGTCGCTCAGACGTTCGCCCGCGGATTCGAGGACGCGGAGTTCGACCCTACGGGCGTCTACGAACTCGACACGATGGTCAGTGTCGTCGACGCACACAGCTTCTGGCAGGGTTTCGACTCCGGACAGGTGCTCACTGACGATGAAATGGAGCCGCAGGGAAATCGTGTCCCCGAGGAAGCCCTCATGGACCAGATCGAGTTCTGCGACGTTCTCCTGTTGAACAAGTGCGACCTCGTTCCGGACGACGAACTCGAGGAGATGGAGGCCGTCCTGAAGACGCTCCAGCCGCGAGCGAAGATCATCCGGACCGAACACGGCGCCGTCGATCCCGAGGAGATCCTGAACACGGGTCGATTCGACTTCGAGGCGGCAAGCCAGTCCGCCGGGTGGAAGCGTGAATTGCAGGAAGGACACCACCACGAGTCAGCCGCCGACGAACACGGCGTCACCTCGTTCGTCTTCGACGCCGACCGACCGTTCCATCCAGAGCGGATCGCTCGTCTCTTTGCCGATCTTCCCGACGGTATCGTTCGCGCAAAGGGCTTTTTCTGGTCCGCCGGTCGCGAAGACATCGCGATGGGGCTCGACAAAGCAGGCCAGTCGGTCCGGGCCGGTCCGAAAGGGACGTGGATCGCCACGCTCCCGAAGGCCCAACAGGAGCGCTACTTCGCCGCCCGCCCCGGAATCAAAGAGGACTGGGACGACCAGTGGGGCGACCGCGGATCAGAACTCGTGTTCATCGGCCGCGAATTCGATCAGGAGACACTAATCGAGCGACTGGAGGACTGTGTCCTCTCGGACGCAGAGATGGCCGAGGACTGGAACGAGTACTCGGACCCGTTCACCGCCGACGAACAGCGCGAACTCGCACTGGCCGACGACTGATGGCCGTCGACGAGCAACCCCCGGTCACGATCCTCAGTGGCGGACTCGGCGCCGGAAAGACGACCCTACTCAATCACCTCCTCACGGTTGGCGGCGAGGAGTACGATATCGCCGTTCTCGTCAACGACGTCGGCGAGGTGAACGTCGACGCCGACCTCATCGAGAATGGCTCCGAACTCTCGATCGAAGACGGCGGTGTCACGGAGCTGTCGAACGGCTGTATCTGCTGTGGGCTGCAGAACGAACTCGATCAGGAACTGAGACGTCTCGCGTTCGACGAGGAGTTCGACTATCTGGTCATCGAAGCCTCGGGTATCAGCGATCCAGTTCCCATCGCCCAGCGGTTCGTCTCGCCCGCGCGTGCGTCAGCACTGTACGATCTCGATACGACCGTCACGGTGGTCGACGCCGCACAGTTCCATCAGGCGTTCGTCGATGGCCGCCCACTCAAGTCGACAGACGACGACGCCCGACCGCTGTCGGACCTCCTCGCCGAGCAAGTCGAGTTCTGCGACGTGCTCATCCTCAACAAGTGCGATCTCGTTTCCGAGACAGAGCGCGAAGCGGTCGAACGCGTCGTCCGAACACTCCATCCCGGAGTAGAGGTCGTCCGAACGACCGAAAGCACCGTCGACCCGGAACGAGTTCTCGGAACGGGTCGATTCGATCGAGACGAGGCAAGTAACTCCGCCCGGTGGAAACAGGCACTCTCGCCCGATCACGGCGACAGCACAGACGTCGATTCGGACGAGCACCACGAGAGCCAGACGGAGGCGGACGACCACAGTCACGAACATGGCGACGACCACGACCACAGCCACGACGAAGCGCACGACCATCGTCACCCACCAGAGGAGTTCGGTGTCGACTCGTTCGTCTACGAGCGCCACCGGCCGTTCCATCCCGAACGCTTCAGCGAGTGGCTCCGTTCGTTCCCCGATTCCGTCGTCAGAGCCAAGGGCCACCTGTGGGTCGCTGGCCGCGAGCGCTACGCCCTCGACCTGAGCCAGGCGGGAACACAGACCCACGTCGAGGTCAACGGGCGGTGGGCAGTCACACTCCCCGAGTTCCGGTGTGAGTCCTATCGCGAATCGCGGTCGGACCTCCACTGGGACGAACAGTGGGGTGACCGCGAAGTGAAACTCGTCTTCATCGGGGCTGGGATGGACGAATCCAGCATCGTGGATACGCTCGACGACTGCCTCGTTTCGGAGACAGGGATGGACGAGAACTGGGAAGCGTTCGAGAATCCGTTCCCGGGGACGATGGAGTGGTCGCAGTCCCCGATGGAACAACGCCTCGTGGTAGGTGACCGATCGTGATCCAGAATGACCGCGAACTTCCTCCAGTAGCGGACCGACGGACGACGGATGCCGACGGCCACGACTGTATCGACCCGCTAGGCGTGGCCATCGTAACCGTGTCCTCGTCCCGCGGAGATGGCGTCGAAACGACGCCACCCGATCCCAGTGGTGACGCCATTGCGAGTATCCTCGTCGAAGCGGGTCACGTCGTCACGTCACGCCGGATGGTTCCGGACGACTACGTCGGAATCAAGACCACAGTGAGCGAGTGCCTGGATCGGCCGGACGTCGACGTCGTCGTCACTACGGGCGGGACGGGCGTCACCGTCGACGACGTCACTCCGAACGCGGTGAGCGAGCTCTTCGACCGCGAACTGCCTGGCTTCGGCGAGGCGTTCAGATGGCTCTCGTGGGAGGAGGTACGGACGCGTATCGTCTCCACCCGTGCGACAGCGGGCATCGCCCGCGACGTTCCGGTGTTCGTGCTACCGGGAAGTGAGAACGCCGTCGAGCTCGCCACGGCGGAAATTATCGCCGAGGAAGGTCCGCATCTCGCTGGACTCGCAACCAGGCACGAGGTGGCGTAGATGCAGGGTTCCGAAGTGTATCAGGAGGTAATCCTGGATCACTATCGGAACCCGCGACGGTGGGGCGAACTCTCGCCAGCTACCGTCTCCCACACTGGCGAGAATGCTTCCTGTGGCGACGAACTCACGTTCGACCTCAGACTCGCCGATGACGGCGAAACGATCGAAGAGGTCGCGTTTACTGGAGAGGGCTGTGCGATCAGCATTGCCAGCGCGAGCCTGCTTGCGGAGGAACTCCCGGGAATGACGCTCTCGAAAGTTCGTGACCTCGACCGTGATGATGCCCTCGACCTTCTGGGAATCGAGCTGACGCCGATGCGCGTCCCGTGTGCTGTGCTCGCGGAGAAAGTGGTTCAGGACGGCGTTGAAAGCTATGAGGATGGCTAATCAACCCGTGCAACAGCGGGTATCGCCCGCGACGTACCAGTGTTCGTGCTACCGGGAAGTGTGGACACAGTCGAGTTCGCCACGGTGGAAATCATCGCCGAGGAAGGTCCGCATCTCGCTGGACTCGCAACTCGACACGCGAACGAGAACGTCGACAGTGAACAGCACTGATGACCACCGAACGACAAGAAGTCAGCATCCGATGAAACTGGAGAGACGAACCCGATGACCTCGATCGAAGCGAACGAACTGCTTCCGGCTGAACGGATTCGACGAGCGGCCGTCGCCGGAGACGTTACCCAACTGCATCGTGGCGACAAACACGCCTCCGAAGGTGACCGCTTCGAGATCGATGATATCGTCTTCGAAGTGACCACCGTACGAGAGGAGCGACTAGGGGACCTGACAGACGAGGACGCCCGAGCCGAAGGGTCACCGGATCTCGACGCATACAAGGAGCGGATCGAGCGGACCCACGACGTGACGTGGGACGACGACGATACTGCTGTCCTCCACCGATTCGAGAGAGTCGATCAAGACGGGTGAGTTGGGTCATCCGTCGGCCGACGGGCTCCGTGCCAGCGCTGGCGGCGCAAAGCGCGTTGCTCAGGCGGTGACACCGAGGGCTTCTAGTTCTTCGGTGGAGTATTCAGCGCGAAGTTCTTCCGTCGAGTGGTCTTCGAGAACCTCCGCTCGCTCTTCGTCACTCATCTCGGCCGGGTCGCTGAAGCAGTGACACATTGCAACCGTATCTGGGTGCCACAACTACTAAACGCCTGTTAGCACGCTTCTCTAGCTTATGTAATACGGAATCTGAGGTAGCAACGATTAGCAATTCCAGGCTCCGCGTTAGTTACCCCAATGTAAGTTACTAAGACTCTCTATTACTTAGTGGGTGATTATTAACTGAACTATTCAAAATCATAGCTCTTATTATCTAGAATAGCAGTGTTAACAATAGATGTCGCGATACACCCGACGACGACTCATCGCAACTGGACTCGGTACGACAACCATCGGCGCGCTCGCGGGCTGTACGTCGAGCAACGACGACTCCGGCGCGACGGAGAGCGCCGGGCCGGAAGCCCAGTCTTCGTTCTTCGTATTCGGGGACTTGGCCAGCCAGGTTGCAGGCGACACTGCGACCGCAGAGACGCTCGTCCCGATCGGTCAACACGGCCACGGGTGGGAACCAGGCTCCAAAATACAGGGAACGATCCTCGAATCGGATCTCTTCCTCTACGGGATGGAGGGGTTCCAGCCGTGGGCTGACGACCTCGTGACGAGTCTCCGTGACGACGACGCCGACGTCGACATCGTCGCTGCCGGTGCTGGTATCGACCTCATCGAAGGCGGACACGACCACGGTCACGAAGAAGACCACGAGGAAGGCCACGACGAACACGAAGAGCACCACGGCGAATCGGCCCCGTGGGAGTGGGCTGGTCTCTACCACCTCGAAGCTGGCACCTACACGTACACGTTCCACGAGGGCCCCGATCCGAAGATGCAGCTCGCCGTTATCGCAACCGAAGAGGGCGGCGACCACGGCATTCACCACGTCGAGGAGACCGCAACCACCCTCTACGACGACCACGACACGCACACGCCAGTAGAAGACGTCGGGACACTCACGCCGTCCAGCGAGGCGCTCTATCACCTCCAGTTCGCGGACTCCGGCGAGACGACGTTCACCCTCGACACCGAAACCGAGGGTCACTACGTCCTCTTCGCCCAGCACGCTCCCGCGGAGTTCGACGCGACGCTCACCAACGGCAGTGGGTCGGCCATCGACCCCGAAGTGACCGAGACTGCCGGCGGACACGGATACGAGGGCGATGGCGAACACGAAGGTGAACACGACCACGAGAGTGGGGAGGAACACGAAGACGAGCACGAGGGAGAAAGCGAACACGAAGGCGAGGAGGGACACAACCACGACCACTCCGGCGGAACGGACCCGCACTTCTGGCTAGACCCGGAGCGAGCGAAGCAGGCGGTCGACAACATCCGGAGCGGGTTCGTCGACGTCGACAGCGACAATGCCAGTGCCTACGCCGAGAACGCCGAGTCGTACCGTAATCGTCTGGACGAACTCGACGAGTCGTTCCAGTCCGCGCTTGAGGGCGCCTCGAAAGACGTCGTGTTCGTCGCTGGTCACAACGCCTTCCAGTATCTCGGCCAGCGCTACGGCTTCGAAGTACAGACACTGACGGGACTGTCACCGGACGACCAGCCGACGCCGAAGGACATCGAGCGGGCCCAGGAGATCATTGCCGAGCACGACCTCCAGCACGTCTGTGCGGATCCGCTCGAATCCCAGACCGCGGCGAACCAGCTCGTCGAAGAAACCGACGCCACCGAAGTCCTGCCGCTGACGCCGATTCCCGGACAGACCCAGGAGTGGGCCGACGAGGACTGGGGCTACGTCGAGATCATGGAAAACATCAATCTCGAGACGCTGAAGCAGGCCCTCGACGCAGCATGAGCGACACCGCGTCTGGCGACACGGAACCGGAGTGGGACGGGAACGCCGAGCCCGGTCCGTCCGAGAGCCCTCGTTCGGGATTGATGGCACTGGTCGTCGGTCCGGCCGAACGACCAGCGTGTACGATCTATCCGCCGGACGTGGCCGTTCCGTATCGGACGACGACTTGGATTACGGCGTACGGGAACTCGTTCGTCGACCTCGACGACTACCGATGACGACAGCAACGACAGAGAGGGAACGGTCGGGGGACCCTCTCATCAGCGTCGACGACGTCACGTTCGGCTACGGAGAGGTCCCGGTTCTCGAGTCGGTATCGATCGACGTCGAACCTGGATCCTTCCTCGGACTGGTCGGGCCGAACGGCAGCGGCAAGAGCACG is from Haloplanus salinarum and encodes:
- a CDS encoding metal ABC transporter substrate-binding protein, whose amino-acid sequence is MSRYTRRRLIATGLGTTTIGALAGCTSSNDDSGATESAGPEAQSSFFVFGDLASQVAGDTATAETLVPIGQHGHGWEPGSKIQGTILESDLFLYGMEGFQPWADDLVTSLRDDDADVDIVAAGAGIDLIEGGHDHGHEEDHEEGHDEHEEHHGESAPWEWAGLYHLEAGTYTYTFHEGPDPKMQLAVIATEEGGDHGIHHVEETATTLYDDHDTHTPVEDVGTLTPSSEALYHLQFADSGETTFTLDTETEGHYVLFAQHAPAEFDATLTNGSGSAIDPEVTETAGGHGYEGDGEHEGEHDHESGEEHEDEHEGESEHEGEEGHNHDHSGGTDPHFWLDPERAKQAVDNIRSGFVDVDSDNASAYAENAESYRNRLDELDESFQSALEGASKDVVFVAGHNAFQYLGQRYGFEVQTLTGLSPDDQPTPKDIERAQEIIAEHDLQHVCADPLESQTAANQLVEETDATEVLPLTPIPGQTQEWADEDWGYVEIMENINLETLKQALDAA
- a CDS encoding CopG family ribbon-helix-helix protein, coding for MSVVSISMPEALLERIDEFADEHGYSGRSEVVREGTRTLLEEFQGRTIDGQKHMCTVSVVFEYCQPAVQQRLTGVRHEYDAIVSATTHAHVQDQYCMELYVLEGTTEALSDFVNTVRAVPDVRAVDYSLTSLGEDSIEQRIES
- a CDS encoding ASCH domain-containing protein; amino-acid sequence: MTSIEANELLPAERIRRAAVAGDVTQLHRGDKHASEGDRFEIDDIVFEVTTVREERLGDLTDEDARAEGSPDLDAYKERIERTHDVTWDDDDTAVLHRFERVDQDG
- a CDS encoding iron-sulfur cluster assembly scaffold protein, producing MQGSEVYQEVILDHYRNPRRWGELSPATVSHTGENASCGDELTFDLRLADDGETIEEVAFTGEGCAISIASASLLAEELPGMTLSKVRDLDRDDALDLLGIELTPMRVPCAVLAEKVVQDGVESYEDG
- a CDS encoding YgaP family membrane protein, with amino-acid sequence MDINVGATDKSVRTTVGAVAGVLSLAVLAGQLAAPALASPVLGVVALIMLGTAATRSCPVYSVLGMSTCPRNAGP
- a CDS encoding energy-coupling factor ABC transporter permease; the protein is MHTPDGFLHPWMAGAFLLIAGAVLAVAAMRARDSLTEYRIQLFAVVAAAVFAGQMLNWPIPGGTSAHFVGGAFAAIVLGPHLGALAVALVVAVQALVFGDGGALALGANIWNMAIVQAYVGYAVYVTLADRNELLAIVASGWIGITAAAASAGLQLGVSPGFTGEFIAVVAIMTGGHFILGIGEGVLTLAGVRLLDRAGVESEQLQPEGIRA
- a CDS encoding MogA/MoaB family molybdenum cofactor biosynthesis protein, producing the protein MIQNDRELPPVADRRTTDADGHDCIDPLGVAIVTVSSSRGDGVETTPPDPSGDAIASILVEAGHVVTSRRMVPDDYVGIKTTVSECLDRPDVDVVVTTGGTGVTVDDVTPNAVSELFDRELPGFGEAFRWLSWEEVRTRIVSTRATAGIARDVPVFVLPGSENAVELATAEIIAEEGPHLAGLATRHEVA
- a CDS encoding GTP-binding protein, which produces MPFNNDPIPVTILSGSLGAGKTTTLNHILSSEQELNAAILVNDMGEVNVDADLVERESDLTQNDDEIIEMSNGCICCRLRGDMLDEVGRLAEERDFEYLLVESSGISEPIPVAQTFARGFEDAEFDPTGVYELDTMVSVVDAHSFWQGFDSGQVLTDDEMEPQGNRVPEEALMDQIEFCDVLLLNKCDLVPDDELEEMEAVLKTLQPRAKIIRTEHGAVDPEEILNTGRFDFEAASQSAGWKRELQEGHHHESAADEHGVTSFVFDADRPFHPERIARLFADLPDGIVRAKGFFWSAGREDIAMGLDKAGQSVRAGPKGTWIATLPKAQQERYFAARPGIKEDWDDQWGDRGSELVFIGREFDQETLIERLEDCVLSDAEMAEDWNEYSDPFTADEQRELALADD
- a CDS encoding DUF7511 domain-containing protein — its product is MSDTASGDTEPEWDGNAEPGPSESPRSGLMALVVGPAERPACTIYPPDVAVPYRTTTWITAYGNSFVDLDDYR
- a CDS encoding CopG family ribbon-helix-helix protein; translated protein: MRTSFNIPDDLLSEFDETWQAEGLDSRSRGVREAMQEYIEAHTRLEDIEGDVVVIIAFDYEHEAVIEEIHDVQHQFQDVITTTNHIHEGEWCLETLFCSGPAPRVRDLTYRLRDFDAVSRVKLMLLAEH
- a CDS encoding GTP-binding protein, yielding MAVDEQPPVTILSGGLGAGKTTLLNHLLTVGGEEYDIAVLVNDVGEVNVDADLIENGSELSIEDGGVTELSNGCICCGLQNELDQELRRLAFDEEFDYLVIEASGISDPVPIAQRFVSPARASALYDLDTTVTVVDAAQFHQAFVDGRPLKSTDDDARPLSDLLAEQVEFCDVLILNKCDLVSETEREAVERVVRTLHPGVEVVRTTESTVDPERVLGTGRFDRDEASNSARWKQALSPDHGDSTDVDSDEHHESQTEADDHSHEHGDDHDHSHDEAHDHRHPPEEFGVDSFVYERHRPFHPERFSEWLRSFPDSVVRAKGHLWVAGRERYALDLSQAGTQTHVEVNGRWAVTLPEFRCESYRESRSDLHWDEQWGDREVKLVFIGAGMDESSIVDTLDDCLVSETGMDENWEAFENPFPGTMEWSQSPMEQRLVVGDRS
- a CDS encoding DUF1405 domain-containing protein, with translation MGADTTERLPRYLAPLPRRIEIVALQYAWVIVAINLAGTAFGFWYYIPQFQLEPVVAWPVVPDSPTATLFIACSLALYKLGRSNEYLNVLAFFGCIKLGLWTPYVLTVFADAFLATVTPPSQVVPLLGRELASNAMYAFLFVSHLGMVVQAFLIHRYSDFPGRAILVAVIWYGFNDLVDYFVPIVGTPHHTLLPVEPIVNGTVQHVSPAHEIAAAGAVALTILATVVAVLTRREKQGIRVGTDSAPGSQ
- a CDS encoding energy-coupling factor ABC transporter ATP-binding protein — protein: MHDVDFSVYPDEVVALVGGNGAGKSTLLEHLNATLVPDDGELVVDGTPITEDNKAHARREVGFVFQDADTQLVAPTVLDDVMFGLQNYGVPGDEARERAREALATVDAGHLEDRIPHYLSGGEKRLVGLAGVLVLEPSVVVLDEPLAGLDPERSQLVADRIKQIHEDGISVVLSTHDLEFAAEVADRVCVMADGNVVGSGTPKAVFYDDALLADANLHPPSAVRVARDAGLGATEQPVTEADLVALLTEADTLGPTQTPSPDGRGHD